The DNA sequence CTTGCAAAATACGGGCATGAACTTTGTGCCTCTTTTGTCATCAAAGACGATGTCGGACTGATGAAACGCACCTATAAAATGATACGCGACGACAAAGAAGCAGTGATGTTCTCTTTTGGCGGCATCGGTTCGACTCCCGATGATTTGACACGGGAGGTGGCCGCGGAAGTTTTCAGAAATTCCAAGCCCGTAACACATGAAAAATTCAAACAAGACATTATCAAAAAATTTGGTGACGAGGCATATCCTCATCGTATCCACATGGCTGAGATACCGCCAAATACAGAACTTCTGCCAAATCCGGTAAACAACATGTCCGGTTTTGCTTTAGACAGGAGGTTCTTTTTTATGCCGGGTTTCCCCTCGATGTCCCATCCAATGAGCAGTGAAATAATAAAAAAATATTTTTCACAGGCAAGAAAAAAATACAGATATACACTGCTGGCAGAAACAAGTGAAAATACACTCATTGATATTATGCAAAAACTCCCAAAAAACATTGAGCTTTCTTCTCTGCCAATTTTTATACAGAACAAACCGAATGTGGAACTCTCTTTAAGCGGAGAAAACAATGAAGAAGTAAAAAAATATTTTGATATGTTTCAAGAGGAACTTTCACGCAAACATATACCATTTAAAAAATTATAAACCAAAGAATTTTATCATGTTAGTTTGATTATTGGTACTTTTATTGCTTTTATCTCTTATATATGTTGTTTATCTTAACACCTCATAAAAATGAGTTTAAAGAAAAAGAGGAACAGCATTGCATTTTTAACATATAAGAGAAAATAAAACTATGGCATTAATAATGAACAACCATGTCTTCAAAGGGCATAAGACTTTACTGGGCAATAAATTTGTAACATATAAAGAACTGAACCTCCCGTGTCGTACCGATATATACCAATACGCCAAGAACGGTTTTGACTGGGGAAACACCTCAAAAGGTGCCTTGCAGCTTGCTTTTGCAATACTCTACCAACTCAGCAATAAAGAAACAGCACAGATGTATGCAAAAGAGTTTTGTGAAGATGTTGTCAAACAGCTTAATTCCCGCGACTGGGTTTTAGAAGCTTCAAATGTTCTTGCCTGGATGGATACGAATTGTACTACAGTTACTGAGATACAGCAAAAAAAACCAAAACAAAAAAGATTAAAACCTGCAAACAGAAAAATCAAAAAAGACAAATCAAATGTTGTCAAAGATATTTGCAAAGAGCTTCAAATCACACAAAAACAACTCGCCGAAGTCCTTGAAGTACCCGAAGGCACCGTCAGCAGCTGGGCTGTTAAAAATGAAATTCCCAGACTCGGCAAAAAAGCCATAGAATTTTATATACAAAATACAAAAAACCAAAAAATCGTTGACAGCTACAGAAGTTTTATAGAACTTCTGCAAGCATCATAACAAGGATACCATTGAAACCAAAAGACGAAGTGACAAGAAGTTTGTTGATTGACAAAAACACATGGGATGAAGCGATGAAATACTCACGCAGTCGCTACAAAATGAGCCTGAGCAAAGTTGTTGAATCTTTGCTTCAGGAATGGCTTGCCAAAGAGAAAAGGAAACCTCTCGACAACACAAAACAAAAGAAGTTTTTTGAATAAACTACCTTGCATATCCGGTATTTTTAGGCGCAGTTTCATCATAGTCAAAAAGTTCGAGTATGCTCTTTTTATTCATTTTTCTGGCAAAATCTACGGCACTGAAACCTTTTAAGTCCCGTACATTTTTGTCAGCACCATGTTTTAAAAGAAGTTTGGCAATTTCAACTCTTCCGTAACATGCTGCACCCATCAATGCGGTAAAACCGCTTTTCCTTGTCGTTTCATTTACTTTTTTACCCTGCTCTATCAGATGTTTGACTATTTCAATTTTATCATAGGTAATTGCCATATCAAAAATACTGACACCTTCATCATCGCAGTCAAAAATGTCTGCCCCGTTGTTTATGAGCAGCATTATTGTCTCATCTGAGCACTGTGCACGTAATGCACAGGCAAGTACAGACTCTCCCGCCTCATTCTTTTGGGAAAGTTTCCCGCCATTTTTTATATGTTTTTTTATACCAAGATAATCATCGTTTTTTAGTAGTTCAAGCCAAGTGTTCAAAATATTCTCTTTTTATTTTATTATTTAAATTATATACTAAACTTCGTTAGTAGTTTTTAAGTATAATTGCAAATCAAATTAATTAAGTGAGAATTCAATGGACGTTATTCAAACAGCAGATGCATTTAAAGCATTGGTAAACAATATTAAAACAAACACAACCGGATACAAAGATCCTTTGGCTTTTGGTATAGCACGAGTAGACTTGGGACAGTTAAATGTCGACAAGTCTCTTCAGGCGACCTACCCGGTAATCAACTGGGATGAAAATTTTGGCAGTGCCGCGATTTTCATCCAGGCGCTTGCAAATCAGGGAATTACAGTAGATTTTACACAAAATGAAGTCGTATGTGACATAAATTTACAGTTTTTAAAAGATTGTCTCAATGCTTTTACCCCTTATTCTGACGAAGCACACGGTGATGCACACAAAAACATTCAAGTAGTTTCAGCACTCTATTCTCAAATAGTAAACAACGGAAGTCTTGAAGGCGAATTCAAAGTATGCTTTATATTTGAAGATGCGCCTTGCGAAAGTGTAGAAGCAACCTATCTAAAACTGTATGCAATTTCTCTTGCAAAAGTAGGACTTCGCGAAATCAATCTTAACGGTGCCTTCGGTGCATTGCCGAATGTTGCATGGTCTAACGGACAACCGATAGAACTTGATTATTTACGAGAGTTTGAAATTGAACTCAAACTTGCAAATGAGTATCCGCATATTGATTTTGTAGACAAATTTCCAAGATTTTTACAGCACATTATTCCTGCAGACAATACACGTATACTTGACACTTCCAAAGTACGTTTCGGTGCACAGCTTGCAGCCGGGACAACTGTAATGCCGGGGGCTTCATACATCAACTTTAATGCAGGAACAACCGGTGTAAGCATGGTGGAAGGTCGTATTTCTTCTTCTGCGATTGTTGGTGACGGTTCTGATGTCGGAGGCGGTGCTTCAATTCTTGGTGTACTAAGCGGTACTGACGGAAACCCAATCAGTATCGGCAAAAACTGTCTTTTGGGAGCCAACTCTGTTTGTGGTATTCCTTTGGGGGATGGCTGTATTATAGATGCCGGTTTGGCAATTCTTGAAGGAACAAAAGTAGGTATTTACCCAACTGAACTTGAAAAAATCAGAGAAGTAAACAAAGGCATAGCTATTGAAGGGGAAATTTTCAAAGCAAAACAACTCTCTTTTTTCAATGGACTTCACTTCCGACAAAACTCTCTAACCGGAGAAATCACTGCATCACGATCTACTCGAGAAATTAAACTCAACGCTGACCTGCACTAGGTTTAGACTAAATATTGAAGAACTGTTCTTCAA is a window from the Sulfurimonas hydrogeniphila genome containing:
- a CDS encoding ankyrin repeat domain-containing protein, with product MNTWLELLKNDDYLGIKKHIKNGGKLSQKNEAGESVLACALRAQCSDETIMLLINNGADIFDCDDEGVSIFDMAITYDKIEIVKHLIEQGKKVNETTRKSGFTALMGAACYGRVEIAKLLLKHGADKNVRDLKGFSAVDFARKMNKKSILELFDYDETAPKNTGYAR
- a CDS encoding tetrahydrodipicolinate N-succinyltransferase N-terminal domain-containing protein, encoding MDVIQTADAFKALVNNIKTNTTGYKDPLAFGIARVDLGQLNVDKSLQATYPVINWDENFGSAAIFIQALANQGITVDFTQNEVVCDINLQFLKDCLNAFTPYSDEAHGDAHKNIQVVSALYSQIVNNGSLEGEFKVCFIFEDAPCESVEATYLKLYAISLAKVGLREINLNGAFGALPNVAWSNGQPIELDYLREFEIELKLANEYPHIDFVDKFPRFLQHIIPADNTRILDTSKVRFGAQLAAGTTVMPGASYINFNAGTTGVSMVEGRISSSAIVGDGSDVGGGASILGVLSGTDGNPISIGKNCLLGANSVCGIPLGDGCIIDAGLAILEGTKVGIYPTELEKIREVNKGIAIEGEIFKAKQLSFFNGLHFRQNSLTGEITASRSTREIKLNADLH
- a CDS encoding competence/damage-inducible protein A, with product MNFYAVIIGTEILNGRRVDKHFEFLKNELAKYGHELCASFVIKDDVGLMKRTYKMIRDDKEAVMFSFGGIGSTPDDLTREVAAEVFRNSKPVTHEKFKQDIIKKFGDEAYPHRIHMAEIPPNTELLPNPVNNMSGFALDRRFFFMPGFPSMSHPMSSEIIKKYFSQARKKYRYTLLAETSENTLIDIMQKLPKNIELSSLPIFIQNKPNVELSLSGENNEEVKKYFDMFQEELSRKHIPFKKL
- a CDS encoding DUF6166 domain-containing protein, with the translated sequence MALIMNNHVFKGHKTLLGNKFVTYKELNLPCRTDIYQYAKNGFDWGNTSKGALQLAFAILYQLSNKETAQMYAKEFCEDVVKQLNSRDWVLEASNVLAWMDTNCTTVTEIQQKKPKQKRLKPANRKIKKDKSNVVKDICKELQITQKQLAEVLEVPEGTVSSWAVKNEIPRLGKKAIEFYIQNTKNQKIVDSYRSFIELLQAS